One part of the Vicia villosa cultivar HV-30 ecotype Madison, WI unplaced genomic scaffold, Vvil1.0 ctg.004255F_1_1, whole genome shotgun sequence genome encodes these proteins:
- the LOC131641915 gene encoding uncharacterized protein LOC131641915, whose protein sequence is MNAIKIFMKGNPVPTLLGNTYYSIHLKNSYGKGMITCCTPLLYKWYISKLPDTHEFWNHKEGLKWSHKIMTLTNTDIVWTNNHFCRMKTLDFCGDFHNVPLIGTKGGISYSPVLARRQFGFPMDKKPRNILLDGFFLEERVEKKYFRERIANAWHPSHRTEIKELKKKGDLSPEPFDSWVGSRAAELRMPSLPGTSLPPSKKSRPPIMYPPTIEDLK, encoded by the coding sequence atgaatgcTATTAAGATCTTTATGAAAGGGAACCCTGTTCCTACTTTGCTTGGGAACACTTACTACTCCATTCATCTAAAAAATTCCTATGGAAAGGGAATGATTACTTGTTGTACTCCTTTGTTGTACAAGTGGTACATCTCTAAACTTCCTGACACCCATGAGTTCTGGAATCACAAAGAAGGACTAAAGTGGTCACACAAGATCATGACTCTCACCAACACTGATATTGTTTGGACTAACAATCACTTTTGTAGGATGAAGACTTTGGATTTCTGTGGTGATTTCCATAATGTGCCCCTCATTGGTACAAAAGGAGGAATCAGCTATAGCCCTGTGTTAGCTCGTCGTCAATTTGGGTTTCCTATGGACAAAAAGCCAAGGAATATTCTATTGGATGGGTTCTTTCTTGAAGAAAGAGTCGAAAAGAAATATTTTAGGGAAAGGATTGCTAATGCTTGGCATCCAAGTCATAGAACGGAAATTAAGGAATTGAAGAAAAAAGGAGATCTCTCACCTGAACCTTTTGATAGTTGGGTTGGTTCAAGAGCTGCTGAACTTAGGATGCCTAGTCTCCCTGGGACATCTCTACCTCCTTCTAAGAAGTCTCGTCCACCTATTATGTATCCACCAACAATTGAAGACCTCAAATAA